The Candidatus Reconcilbacillus cellulovorans genomic interval TCGGTTCGGCCCTTCCGCCCTCCGGCGTCCCGTACCGGCGTACTATGGCCTCTGCTGACTCCTGCAGGTTCAGCGCAGCCTCCCGGCTGCGGTTACCAATGCAGTTGGCGTGCCCTGCAGGCCTCGAGAGAATAAGAGCGTCATCTTTCCGCCCGCGCTTGCCCGAGTCTACCGCTACAGCCCTTGGCGGCTTCGGATTTCGTTGTGTTGTGGCAACTTATCCGACTGTAACGGCCTCCAATCGGGTTCGTGTACCTCAAGCCGTGACGCCCATGCTGGGCGTACCCACAAGAAAACCCCGCCCTTCCTTGAGGACGGGGTTTCTTCCCCGCAACATTCGCCCCTTTATTCCGACGTCGAGCGTCCGACGGTTCCCGCTGGCGGCTCATAGGACGCCAACCTGCGCAGCACAATTCCTTTCATCTCCATCAGTGCGGCGACTTTGTCGTGATCTTTGGGATACGGCCGATGATAAACAATTTCGGCGATACCGCTGTTGGCCAGCATGTTGGCGCACGTCCAGCACGGTTCGTCCGTCACATAGACGATGGCGCCTTCCCGGTCGCGGCGATCGGTGAACAAAAGCAGGTTTTGCTCGGCGTGGATCGTGCGCACGCACCGTTGTTTCCGAACTACATTCTCACCGTTTTCCCCTATAAGCTCATATTCCTCGACAAGCATACAACCCGCCTCTGAACAGTCGGGAACCCCCATGGGAGCACCGTTATAGGCCGTCCCCAACAGCTTTTTGCCCTGGACGAGTACCGCCCCCACCTGTCGGCGCGGACAGCGCGAGCGCGTCGACGCCATGTAGGCGATGTCCATAAAATACGTGTCCCAACTTTTTCGTTCCGTCACGGTACCACCGTCACCTGTGGCCGAATCTTTTCCAGAATTTTCGGGCCGATGCCCTTGACCTCGAGCAAATCTTCCACCCGTTCGAAGCGGCCTTTCTTCTCGCGCAGCGCGATAATCGCTTCCGCCCGCGCCTCGCCGATGCCCGGCAACCGGATCAAATCGCTTTTGCCCGCGCGGTTAAGGTCCAATTTCGCGGAAGGCGAAGGCGCTCTGGAGACACTCGTCGGCATAGGCGCGACCGGAGAGGGCGTCTTCCGCACCTCAGCCTCGCGTCGCGAAACGACCGATTCAACGGCACCGTCCATCCGACGCCACTCGGACGGAAAAGGCGGCGTCGGGCCGTCGGCCGACCGAGAG includes:
- a CDS encoding CMP deaminase, encoding MTERKSWDTYFMDIAYMASTRSRCPRRQVGAVLVQGKKLLGTAYNGAPMGVPDCSEAGCMLVEEYELIGENGENVVRKQRCVRTIHAEQNLLLFTDRRDREGAIVYVTDEPCWTCANMLANSGIAEIVYHRPYPKDHDKVAALMEMKGIVLRRLASYEPPAGTVGRSTSE